In Paraburkholderia flagellata, a genomic segment contains:
- a CDS encoding LLM class oxidoreductase — MDMSAITAIKASAPIEHAHSSQPAWRRVFREDALSVGLILPLETHPDSPIPTMRDHVAMAQRAEAMGVAALWMRDIPFYDPAYGDAGQIFEPLVYIASLAAVTKAIALGTTGIVLPMREPLLLAKQVNSLDQLTNGRLLLGMSSGDRPSEYPVFGIDFDTRGERFRDAFQTYRTVSEQPFPVFSSPRFGQSGGTLDMLPKPPYGRTPAIAVGRAQQSLEWIASHMDGYLGFVPDPAALEVFVRSWKDQVVRSMGSETFKPIAFGGYLYLHPRPDYPFRAIKGGFAIGSRSLRYFLEQAREAGVSHVALNPKVTPRPYGDVLDELHSEVLPYF; from the coding sequence ATGGATATGTCAGCAATCACTGCAATAAAGGCTTCCGCACCCATCGAGCATGCGCATTCGAGTCAGCCCGCGTGGCGCCGCGTGTTTCGCGAGGACGCGCTCTCGGTCGGACTGATTCTGCCGCTCGAAACGCATCCCGACTCGCCCATTCCGACCATGCGCGATCATGTCGCGATGGCGCAGCGCGCCGAGGCGATGGGCGTAGCCGCGCTGTGGATGCGCGACATTCCGTTCTACGACCCTGCATATGGCGATGCCGGCCAGATCTTTGAACCTCTCGTGTATATCGCCAGCCTCGCGGCAGTGACGAAAGCCATCGCGCTTGGCACGACAGGTATCGTCTTGCCGATGCGCGAGCCGCTTTTGCTGGCCAAGCAGGTGAATTCGCTCGACCAGTTGACGAATGGAAGGCTCCTGCTCGGGATGTCCTCGGGAGATCGACCTTCCGAGTATCCCGTCTTCGGCATCGACTTCGATACGCGAGGCGAGCGGTTTCGCGACGCGTTTCAGACCTACCGCACCGTGAGCGAGCAGCCCTTTCCGGTGTTCTCGTCGCCCCGCTTCGGCCAATCGGGCGGCACGCTCGACATGCTGCCCAAGCCGCCTTACGGACGCACCCCAGCCATTGCCGTTGGCCGGGCGCAGCAGAGCCTCGAATGGATTGCGTCGCACATGGACGGTTACCTTGGCTTCGTGCCTGACCCCGCCGCGCTCGAAGTATTCGTGCGCAGCTGGAAAGACCAGGTTGTCCGGTCGATGGGCAGCGAGACTTTCAAGCCAATCGCTTTTGGCGGCTACCTCTATCTGCATCCGAGGCCCGACTACCCGTTCCGAGCAATCAAGGGTGGATTTGCGATCGGCAGCCGCTCGCTCAGGTATTTCCTCGAGCAGGCGCGCGAAGCGGGCGTGAGCCACGTCGCGCTGAATCCGAAAGTCACGCCGCGCCCGTATGGCGACGTCCTGGACGAATTGCACAGCGAAGTGCTGCCGTATTTTTGA
- a CDS encoding CoA-acylating methylmalonate-semialdehyde dehydrogenase — protein MSEANPGAVRQLNHFIDGQSTAGVSGRFNDVYDPAQGRISARVPVANTAEVAAAVAAAKTAFAAWSETPPLKRARLMFKFKELLEAHLDEVAELITRDHGKLLSDARGEVMRGIEIVEFACGIPNLLKTDFTDQSSSGVDSWNMRQPVGVIAGVTPFNFPVVVPCWMFVMAAATGNTFILKPSERTPSSSIRLAELFMEAGFPKGVFNVVNGDKGTVDALIQHPDVAAMSVVASTPVAEYIYAEGAKRGKRVQALGSAKNHLVVMPDANLDQAVDALINSAYGSAGERCMATSVAVAVGSVADELIERLAPRVRALRIGAGMEPDLDMGPLISAAHRTKVVGYIDAGVEAGAKLVVDGRGHTVSGHEEGFFLGGSLFDDVKPEMKIYREEIFGPVLSVVRVPDLASAIALVNAHEFGNCVTLFTADGAAARTFTRQIQIGMVGINVPSPVPSAWHSFGGWKRSLFGDHHTYGEEAVRFYTRYKSVTQRWPDSIDKGAEFAMHAAK, from the coding sequence ATGAGCGAAGCAAACCCGGGCGCGGTGCGCCAACTGAATCATTTCATCGACGGTCAAAGTACCGCCGGCGTGAGCGGGCGATTCAACGACGTATACGATCCGGCGCAGGGCCGGATTTCGGCGCGCGTGCCGGTTGCGAACACCGCCGAGGTTGCCGCCGCCGTCGCGGCCGCGAAAACCGCGTTCGCGGCCTGGAGCGAAACCCCGCCGCTCAAGCGGGCGCGTTTGATGTTCAAGTTCAAGGAACTGCTGGAGGCGCATCTGGACGAAGTCGCCGAACTCATTACGCGCGACCACGGAAAGTTGCTTTCGGACGCCAGGGGCGAGGTGATGCGCGGTATCGAAATCGTCGAATTTGCATGCGGTATTCCGAATCTGCTCAAGACCGATTTCACCGATCAAAGCAGCAGCGGCGTCGACAGCTGGAATATGCGTCAGCCCGTGGGCGTGATCGCGGGCGTCACACCATTCAATTTCCCGGTGGTGGTGCCATGCTGGATGTTCGTCATGGCCGCCGCGACCGGCAACACGTTCATCCTCAAGCCTTCGGAGCGCACGCCGTCGTCATCGATACGGTTGGCGGAGCTTTTCATGGAGGCGGGCTTTCCCAAAGGTGTTTTCAACGTGGTGAACGGCGACAAGGGCACGGTCGATGCGCTGATCCAGCATCCCGACGTGGCCGCGATGTCGGTCGTTGCTTCCACGCCGGTAGCCGAATATATCTACGCAGAGGGCGCCAAACGCGGCAAGCGTGTGCAGGCGCTAGGCAGTGCGAAGAATCATCTGGTTGTCATGCCCGACGCGAATCTCGATCAAGCCGTTGATGCGCTGATCAATTCGGCCTATGGCTCGGCCGGCGAGCGCTGCATGGCGACTTCGGTCGCGGTGGCGGTGGGGAGCGTGGCCGACGAGTTGATCGAGCGTCTCGCGCCGCGCGTGCGGGCACTGCGCATCGGTGCGGGCATGGAGCCCGATCTGGACATGGGGCCGCTCATCAGCGCCGCGCATCGCACCAAGGTGGTGGGCTATATCGACGCCGGTGTCGAAGCCGGTGCGAAGCTCGTTGTCGATGGGCGCGGCCATACCGTGTCTGGCCACGAAGAGGGCTTTTTCCTCGGCGGTTCGCTCTTCGACGACGTGAAGCCCGAGATGAAAATCTATCGGGAAGAGATTTTCGGACCGGTGCTTTCAGTGGTGCGCGTGCCGGATCTCGCCAGTGCAATTGCACTCGTCAATGCACACGAATTCGGAAATTGCGTCACCCTGTTCACGGCCGATGGCGCTGCGGCACGCACGTTTACCCGGCAGATTCAAATCGGCATGGTGGGCATCAACGTGCCGAGTCCGGTGCCTTCGGCGTGGCATTCGTTCGGCGGCTGGAAGCGCTCGCTGTTTGGCGATCATCATACCTATGGCGAGGAAGCCGTACGCTTTTACACGCGCTACAAGAGCGTGACTCAGCGTTGGCCCGACAGCATCGACAAGGGCGCAGAATTCGCAATGCACGCGGCCAAATAA
- a CDS encoding efflux transporter outer membrane subunit, with the protein MNAGPYSIRAILLTVLACLAMAGCTVGPNFEPPKSATPEVFNRTQTAQAPSKAVEAQFGPDWWTLFNDPVLNGLEKQLADANLDVAQASARLLQSRAERRVAGAAEYPTLDAAASYNRERGSENGILSLLGVTPSQSQPLSASGSAPLGVAAMPGSKGSPAYNLYQVGFDASWEVDIWGHVRRSVEEATALSEASYEDRNAVLLSARAELARDYIELRGTQELLQIARQNLDIANDALKLTRVRAHEGVTTDLDVSNASAQVENIESLIPTLESHSETTINAIGLLLGEEPGALRQTLAATQEVPVLPAQVPIGFPSELVQRRPDIRRAGAQLHAATASIGVAKADFYPRIMLNGSAGFQSLQLSSLASWASGQFVVGPSITFPIFEGGRLKGTLQLREAQQQEAAIAYKQTVLRAWQEVDDALVTYDAEQRRRDRLAQAVTMNERGLQVARERYKAGALDYLDVLNVQKQLLEAQSNLEQSRTTAATNLITLCKALGGGWESTYGG; encoded by the coding sequence ATGAACGCCGGCCCATACTCTATTCGCGCGATCCTCCTCACGGTTCTCGCTTGCCTCGCTATGGCAGGTTGCACGGTCGGTCCCAACTTCGAACCTCCGAAGTCGGCTACGCCAGAAGTCTTCAACCGCACGCAGACAGCGCAAGCGCCGAGCAAGGCCGTAGAAGCGCAGTTCGGTCCGGACTGGTGGACGCTTTTCAACGACCCGGTATTGAACGGCCTTGAAAAGCAACTGGCCGACGCAAACCTGGACGTGGCGCAGGCCTCCGCGCGCTTGCTGCAGAGCCGTGCCGAGCGCCGTGTGGCTGGCGCAGCCGAATATCCGACGCTCGACGCCGCCGCGTCGTATAACCGCGAACGCGGCAGTGAAAACGGCATTCTTTCGCTGCTTGGCGTCACGCCGTCGCAAAGTCAGCCGCTGTCGGCCTCGGGCAGCGCGCCGCTCGGCGTGGCGGCGATGCCGGGCTCGAAGGGCTCGCCTGCCTACAACCTCTACCAGGTTGGCTTCGACGCTTCATGGGAGGTCGACATCTGGGGCCACGTGCGGCGCAGCGTGGAAGAGGCGACGGCGCTTTCCGAAGCCTCGTATGAGGACCGCAACGCGGTCTTGCTGAGCGCACGCGCGGAACTTGCCCGGGACTATATCGAACTGCGCGGCACGCAGGAACTCCTGCAAATCGCCAGGCAAAACCTGGACATTGCCAACGACGCGCTGAAGCTCACGCGGGTACGCGCACATGAGGGCGTCACGACGGATCTCGATGTCTCGAATGCTTCGGCTCAAGTGGAGAATATCGAAAGCCTGATTCCCACACTCGAATCGCACTCCGAAACGACGATCAATGCGATTGGCCTGCTGCTCGGCGAAGAGCCCGGCGCGCTGCGGCAGACGCTCGCCGCAACGCAGGAAGTGCCCGTGCTTCCCGCGCAGGTCCCGATCGGCTTTCCTTCCGAACTCGTGCAGCGCCGGCCGGATATCCGCAGGGCGGGAGCGCAATTGCACGCGGCGACGGCGTCGATTGGCGTAGCGAAGGCCGATTTTTATCCGCGCATCATGCTCAATGGAAGCGCGGGCTTTCAGAGTCTTCAACTCTCGAGTCTGGCGAGTTGGGCGTCGGGGCAGTTTGTCGTGGGCCCTTCCATTACGTTTCCCATTTTCGAAGGCGGACGCCTGAAGGGGACGCTCCAGCTGCGCGAGGCGCAACAACAGGAGGCCGCGATTGCCTACAAGCAGACGGTGCTGCGCGCGTGGCAGGAAGTGGACGATGCGCTGGTCACCTACGACGCCGAACAGCGTCGCCGCGACCGGCTGGCCCAGGCCGTGACCATGAACGAGCGTGGGCTCCAGGTTGCGCGGGAACGGTACAAGGCCGGCGCGCTCGACTACCTCGACGTGTTGAACGTGCAGAAGCAGTTGCTAGAGGCACAAAGCAATCTCGAACAAAGCAGAACCACGGCCGCCACGAATCTCATCACGCTCTGTAAAGCGCTGGGAGGGGGATGGGAGTCGACATATGGCGGGTAA
- a CDS encoding trifunctional serine/threonine-protein kinase/ATP-binding protein/sensor histidine kinase: MDLAGYELEPLRDDGDYSLYRARKRSDPVTVLARVATRADSVGLKRLEREYGLAALLDSSWAARPLAFYRHREPPMLVLDDDGGEPLDRSLGGPFELARLLRIAVNLAKVVGHVHRCGLVHKDIKPANVLVDGSGNVRLTGFGIASQLPHEHQPPAPPEIVAGSFAYMAPEQTGRMNRSIDTRSDLYSFGVTLYEMLTGSLPFKATDAMEWIHCHIARKPTPPSSHRDGIPQALEGIVLKLLAKAAEDRYQTAAGLEADLRSCLAAWEAHHRIEPFPLGQHDASDQLLIPEKLYGREAPIEALTTAFDRVVESGSVELVLISGYPGIGKSSVVNELHRVLVPPRGLFASGKFDQYRRGIPYVPFAQAFQTLVRNLLSMREAEVEPWRCALMEALGPNGQLIVNLIPELALIIGEQPAAPTLPPQDAQNRFQIVFRRFLGVFARPEHPLALFIDDLQWVDTATLDLLAHLATHPEVKHVLLVGAYRDNEVDVAHPFARTLESIARAEGKVQHIELAPLTRDSVAQLVAESLHCDCASAAPLAQLVHEKSGGNPFFTIQFLTALADEGLLTFDPRAAKWGWELPRIRAKGYTENVADLMAAKLSRLPSAARDALGQLACLGNVAEVAALTWVQGSSEERMHADLWEAVRTGLVFREADAYEFAHDRVQEAAYALIPDNERAAAHLRIGRVLVSRTPPDALEDAIFDIVNHLNRGAALIAQEGEREQAVALNFIAGKRAMRSTAYVAARGYLAQGVALLSPDAWMQRYESTFELYLAFSECEYLVGDFAKADALADMMLAAAHSILDRAKVYSLRIELYQLAGRYDESFAVALVALRGFDIHFPESDEDIQAAFHIALQDVRVNQARRSIGELVEAPEATDPAIHAIVNLLLQAMNCAFAARPAFYPLITLKAVNLSLQYGNTDNSSFAFGNYALMLVSLIGDIPTAVEVSEMSLKLNERFGNRHLNGKLLHLYGAHVNFWRRHIAANLPVLERATAECMEVGDLVFAGNVAFNAVWQSLESGAALEDVQATAEKYAALMRQSHNDAVYELIRVERQCVISLRGKTARLFDLNDETFDEAASFEAIVKSNFGCAIGVYRIVKVILAYLDGRYVEALEAAQRAQAVLSSVMALAIEPTFHFFHMLTLTALYPESSPEQQKIYESLLAGALGKFEMWAGHCPENYRNRFALLSAELARLEGRDLDAMRLYEEAIRSARENGFSHLEGIASELAGRFCLRIGLATSAEAHLRNARRCFDAWGAQSKIIQLDGEFPRLADLEGNALTSTLSFDWRQFDAATLLKASHALSSEIELTSLVERLMTIALETAGADRGLLIVPEQPDGYRIEAQARINGNGNGIEVQRVPDTGAATPAALLRYVMHTGKRVIIDDALASSLFPEDAYLASGATRSVFCLPLVRQGKLGGLLYLENTETSHVFTARRSALLDLLASQAAISLENTRLYADLQEREAKVRRLVDSNIIGIHIWDFEGKVIEANDAFLRIVGYTAEDLRSGQIRWPDLTPPQWHERDERVRAELKATGSAKPFEKEYFRKDGSRVPVMVGAAAFGDREGQVVAFILDLTDQKRAQQDVRDSERRYRELQNVLAHSNRVATMGQLSASIAHEVKQPITAIAAYASAALRWLAARPPNFDEARLALTRIVADSERANGIVDRTRAYFKKEPLRTDGLDVNDMIRELIALMRGEASKFGVELTVELAEGLPRVQGARVQLQQVMLNLMINAIEAMSEMKAGERMLLIRTGRTGENELCITVQDSGPGLAAGNLEGVFEAFFTTKPEGLGMGLPICRSIVQSHGGRLWVTPNIPAGVGFHFTLPAQGSASPPVES; this comes from the coding sequence GTGGATCTCGCTGGATACGAGCTGGAACCGCTGCGCGACGACGGCGATTATTCACTCTATCGCGCGCGCAAACGCAGTGATCCCGTCACGGTGCTCGCGCGAGTCGCCACGCGCGCCGACTCCGTGGGCCTGAAGCGCCTCGAGCGGGAGTACGGACTCGCCGCGTTGCTTGATTCCAGTTGGGCGGCACGACCTCTTGCGTTCTACCGGCATAGAGAGCCACCCATGCTCGTGCTCGACGACGACGGCGGCGAGCCACTCGATCGCTCGCTTGGTGGCCCATTCGAACTCGCACGCCTGTTGCGCATTGCGGTCAATCTGGCGAAGGTGGTCGGCCATGTGCATCGATGCGGGCTCGTTCATAAAGACATCAAGCCAGCGAATGTGCTCGTCGACGGCAGCGGCAACGTGCGGCTCACCGGCTTTGGTATCGCTTCGCAACTGCCGCACGAACATCAGCCGCCCGCACCGCCCGAGATCGTTGCGGGAAGCTTCGCGTATATGGCGCCGGAGCAGACCGGCCGCATGAACCGCTCGATCGACACGCGCAGCGATCTCTATTCATTCGGCGTCACGCTGTACGAGATGCTCACTGGGTCGCTGCCGTTCAAGGCAACGGACGCGATGGAGTGGATTCATTGCCATATCGCGCGCAAGCCCACGCCGCCAAGCTCGCACCGCGATGGGATTCCGCAGGCGCTCGAAGGCATTGTGCTGAAGCTGCTCGCGAAAGCTGCCGAGGACCGCTATCAAACTGCGGCGGGACTGGAGGCCGATCTTCGCTCGTGCCTCGCGGCGTGGGAAGCGCACCATCGCATCGAGCCTTTCCCGCTGGGGCAGCACGACGCGTCCGACCAGTTGCTGATTCCCGAAAAGCTGTACGGGCGCGAGGCTCCAATCGAAGCGCTGACCACAGCATTCGACCGCGTGGTGGAAAGCGGGTCGGTCGAACTGGTGCTGATCTCGGGCTATCCGGGCATCGGCAAGTCGTCGGTCGTGAACGAGTTGCACAGGGTGCTGGTCCCGCCGCGCGGTCTTTTTGCTTCCGGCAAGTTCGACCAGTACCGCCGCGGCATTCCGTATGTGCCATTCGCGCAGGCCTTCCAGACACTCGTGCGCAACCTGCTGAGCATGCGCGAGGCGGAAGTCGAGCCGTGGCGGTGCGCGCTGATGGAAGCGCTCGGGCCCAACGGTCAGCTCATTGTCAATCTGATCCCCGAGCTTGCGCTCATCATCGGCGAACAGCCGGCCGCGCCGACGCTGCCGCCTCAAGACGCGCAAAATCGATTCCAGATCGTATTTAGAAGGTTTCTCGGCGTATTCGCGCGGCCCGAGCATCCGCTCGCACTGTTTATCGACGATCTGCAATGGGTGGATACGGCAACGCTCGATCTGCTCGCGCATCTCGCCACGCATCCGGAGGTGAAACATGTTCTGCTGGTGGGCGCGTATCGCGACAATGAGGTCGACGTTGCTCACCCGTTTGCGCGCACACTCGAGTCGATTGCCCGCGCCGAAGGCAAAGTGCAGCATATCGAGCTTGCGCCCCTCACACGAGACAGCGTGGCGCAACTCGTGGCGGAATCGCTTCACTGTGACTGCGCGAGCGCCGCACCGCTGGCTCAACTCGTGCATGAAAAAAGCGGTGGCAATCCATTCTTCACGATCCAGTTTCTCACTGCGCTCGCCGATGAAGGCCTGCTCACATTCGACCCGCGAGCCGCGAAATGGGGCTGGGAACTGCCTCGCATCCGCGCGAAGGGCTACACCGAAAACGTCGCCGATTTGATGGCGGCGAAATTGAGCCGGTTGCCGAGCGCGGCGCGTGACGCACTTGGCCAGCTGGCGTGCCTCGGTAACGTCGCCGAAGTCGCTGCGCTGACCTGGGTTCAGGGCAGCTCAGAAGAGCGGATGCACGCGGACCTGTGGGAAGCCGTGCGAACAGGGCTCGTCTTTCGCGAAGCCGATGCCTATGAATTCGCGCACGATCGCGTGCAGGAGGCCGCCTATGCGCTCATTCCTGACAACGAGCGCGCCGCGGCGCATCTGCGTATCGGCCGGGTGCTCGTGTCGCGCACGCCGCCCGACGCGCTCGAAGATGCGATTTTCGACATCGTCAACCATCTCAATCGCGGCGCGGCGCTGATCGCCCAGGAAGGGGAGCGTGAGCAGGCTGTCGCGTTGAACTTTATAGCGGGCAAGCGCGCCATGCGTTCGACGGCGTACGTGGCCGCGCGCGGCTATCTGGCGCAGGGCGTGGCGCTGCTGTCGCCGGATGCGTGGATGCAGCGCTACGAGAGCACGTTCGAGCTTTATCTCGCGTTCTCCGAATGCGAATATCTGGTGGGCGATTTTGCAAAAGCGGATGCGTTGGCGGACATGATGCTCGCCGCGGCGCACTCGATTCTTGACCGCGCAAAGGTGTACAGCCTGCGCATCGAGTTGTATCAGCTTGCGGGGAGATACGACGAAAGCTTCGCGGTCGCGCTTGTTGCCCTTCGCGGCTTCGATATCCACTTTCCTGAAAGCGACGAAGACATCCAGGCGGCGTTCCATATCGCTTTGCAGGACGTTCGCGTCAATCAGGCGCGGCGGTCGATCGGGGAGCTTGTTGAAGCGCCCGAGGCGACGGACCCCGCAATTCACGCCATCGTCAATCTTCTCCTTCAGGCGATGAACTGCGCCTTTGCCGCGCGACCCGCGTTTTATCCGCTCATCACGCTCAAGGCGGTCAATCTCTCCTTGCAATACGGCAATACCGATAACTCCAGTTTTGCGTTCGGCAATTACGCGCTCATGCTGGTTTCATTGATCGGCGATATTCCCACGGCGGTTGAGGTTTCGGAGATGTCGCTGAAGCTGAACGAGCGATTCGGCAATCGGCATCTGAATGGAAAACTGCTTCACCTGTATGGCGCGCACGTCAATTTCTGGCGCCGCCATATCGCCGCGAATCTCCCGGTGCTGGAACGGGCGACTGCGGAGTGCATGGAAGTGGGCGACCTGGTGTTTGCGGGCAACGTCGCGTTCAATGCCGTCTGGCAGTCGCTGGAAAGCGGGGCTGCGCTCGAAGATGTGCAGGCGACAGCCGAAAAGTACGCGGCGCTCATGCGGCAGAGCCACAACGATGCGGTCTACGAATTGATTCGGGTTGAACGGCAGTGCGTGATCAGTTTGCGGGGCAAGACGGCCAGGCTGTTCGATCTGAATGATGAGACATTCGACGAAGCCGCCAGTTTCGAGGCGATCGTCAAGTCGAATTTCGGTTGTGCCATTGGCGTCTATCGAATCGTCAAAGTCATTCTCGCGTATCTCGACGGACGCTACGTCGAAGCACTGGAGGCCGCGCAGCGGGCACAGGCGGTTCTGAGTTCGGTGATGGCGCTGGCGATCGAACCGACCTTTCACTTTTTTCATATGCTCACCTTGACGGCGCTTTATCCCGAGTCTTCTCCAGAGCAGCAGAAAATCTATGAAAGCCTGCTTGCCGGGGCACTCGGGAAGTTCGAAATGTGGGCCGGACATTGTCCGGAGAACTATCGGAATCGCTTTGCGTTGCTCAGCGCGGAACTCGCGCGTCTGGAGGGCCGCGATCTCGACGCCATGCGCCTGTACGAAGAGGCTATTCGCTCCGCTCGCGAGAACGGCTTTTCGCATCTTGAAGGCATTGCTAGCGAACTCGCCGGCCGTTTCTGTTTGCGCATTGGCCTCGCGACGAGCGCCGAAGCCCATTTGCGCAATGCGCGCCGGTGCTTCGACGCGTGGGGCGCGCAAAGCAAGATCATCCAGCTCGACGGCGAATTTCCGCGCCTCGCCGATCTGGAGGGGAACGCGCTGACATCGACGCTCAGCTTCGATTGGCGCCAGTTCGACGCCGCCACGCTGCTCAAGGCGTCTCACGCGCTCTCCAGCGAGATCGAACTGACGAGCCTCGTCGAACGCCTGATGACGATCGCACTGGAGACCGCAGGGGCCGATCGTGGGCTGCTGATCGTGCCTGAGCAGCCGGACGGCTACCGCATAGAGGCGCAGGCGCGTATCAACGGCAACGGCAACGGAATCGAAGTGCAGCGCGTGCCGGATACCGGCGCCGCCACGCCGGCCGCGCTGCTGCGTTACGTCATGCACACGGGCAAGCGCGTCATCATCGACGATGCGCTGGCATCCAGTCTCTTTCCTGAAGATGCGTATCTCGCGAGCGGCGCAACGCGCTCCGTATTCTGCCTGCCGCTCGTCAGGCAGGGAAAACTCGGCGGGCTGCTGTATCTGGAGAACACTGAGACGTCGCACGTCTTCACCGCGCGCCGCTCCGCACTGCTCGACTTGCTCGCGTCGCAGGCCGCGATTTCTCTGGAGAATACGCGTCTCTATGCCGATCTTCAGGAGCGCGAAGCAAAGGTCAGGCGCCTTGTTGACTCCAATATCATCGGCATCCACATCTGGGATTTCGAAGGGAAGGTCATCGAAGCCAACGATGCCTTTCTGCGCATTGTGGGTTACACCGCGGAAGATCTCCGCTCCGGGCAGATTCGTTGGCCCGATCTCACTCCGCCTCAATGGCATGAGCGCGACGAACGCGTGAGGGCCGAATTGAAAGCCACGGGAAGCGCCAAGCCCTTCGAGAAGGAATATTTTCGCAAGGATGGCAGCCGTGTGCCCGTCATGGTTGGCGCGGCGGCGTTTGGCGACCGCGAAGGGCAGGTCGTCGCTTTCATACTTGACCTGACTGACCAGAAGCGCGCGCAACAGGATGTGCGCGACAGCGAACGACGCTACCGCGAACTTCAGAACGTGCTTGCGCATTCGAACCGCGTGGCGACGATGGGCCAGCTATCGGCGTCCATCGCGCATGAAGTGAAGCAGCCGATCACTGCAATCGCGGCTTACGCGAGTGCTGCTCTGCGCTGGCTCGCGGCCCGTCCGCCGAATTTCGACGAAGCGCGTCTCGCGCTCACCCGGATCGTTGCGGACAGCGAGCGCGCCAACGGCATTGTCGACAGGACCCGCGCCTACTTCAAGAAAGAACCGCTGCGCACGGACGGACTCGATGTCAACGACATGATTCGGGAACTGATCGCGCTCATGCGGGGCGAAGCCAGCAAGTTCGGGGTCGAACTCACGGTGGAACTCGCAGAGGGATTGCCACGCGTTCAGGGAGCCCGGGTGCAATTGCAGCAGGTAATGCTCAATCTGATGATCAACGCCATCGAGGCGATGAGCGAAATGAAAGCCGGCGAGCGAATGCTTCTGATCCGGACCGGAAGGACCGGTGAAAACGAACTTTGCATTACCGTGCAGGATTCCGGGCCGGGCCTTGCTGCCGGCAATCTGGAGGGCGTTTTCGAGGCGTTTTTCACGACCAAACCCGAAGGCCTCGGAATGGGGCTGCCTATCTGCCGCTCGATCGTGCAGAGCCACGGAGGGCGGCTATGGGTGACGCCGAATATTCCCGCTGGCGTCGGTTTTCATTTCACGCTTCCCGCACAAGGAAGCGCTTCGCCGCCGGTCGAATCGTGA
- a CDS encoding nuclear transport factor 2 family protein — protein sequence MQEANIREALNAHWQASAAGNLEAEHDIYTDDAICDYPQSGERILGRRNLQALRGHHPGKPSGFKVSRMQGDGNLWVTEYTIAYQGRSAFTVSIMEFRDGKVIHETQYFTDSFEAPDWRSQWVQKITPN from the coding sequence ATGCAAGAAGCGAATATACGTGAAGCGCTAAACGCGCACTGGCAAGCCTCGGCGGCTGGCAATCTCGAAGCCGAGCACGACATCTACACGGACGACGCCATCTGCGACTATCCCCAATCGGGTGAACGCATTCTCGGGCGGCGGAATTTACAGGCGCTTCGCGGACATCATCCCGGCAAGCCGTCCGGTTTCAAGGTCAGTCGAATGCAGGGCGATGGCAATCTTTGGGTGACTGAGTACACCATCGCTTATCAGGGGCGATCCGCGTTCACCGTCAGCATTATGGAATTCCGTGACGGCAAGGTCATTCACGAGACCCAGTACTTTACGGACTCCTTCGAAGCGCCAGACTGGCGCAGCCAATGGGTTCAGAAGATCACGCCCAATTAG
- a CDS encoding LysR family transcriptional regulator, whose product MDRLEGMSILVAVVDAGSLSAAARQLGQPLATVSRKVGDLEAHLKTRLLHRTTRHLSLTEAGESYVASCRRILEDIGEIERAVTGEYAAPKGSLVATAPVVFGRLHVVPVMAAFLAAYPEIDARLVLTDRNVNFLEDHVDVAVRIGQLPDSSLVAIRLGETRPVVCASPAYLAERGTPHHPAELANHACIGFEGLNASRAWTFADGKSEQNVPIHARLVTNTAESAIDAATLGTGLTRVLSYQVASAVAEGRLRLVLETFELAPMPIHLVHAGQTPLPLKLRVFLDFMSPRLKARMSAV is encoded by the coding sequence ATGGATCGTCTCGAAGGGATGTCCATCCTGGTCGCAGTCGTCGATGCAGGCAGTTTGTCAGCCGCGGCCCGGCAGCTCGGCCAGCCGCTGGCGACAGTCAGCCGCAAGGTCGGCGATCTCGAAGCACACCTGAAGACGCGCCTCCTCCATCGCACCACCCGGCACCTTTCGCTGACCGAGGCTGGTGAGTCGTATGTCGCGTCATGCCGGCGCATTCTCGAAGACATTGGCGAAATCGAGCGCGCCGTGACCGGCGAATACGCGGCGCCGAAAGGCTCTCTCGTGGCCACGGCGCCCGTGGTCTTCGGAAGGCTGCACGTCGTTCCTGTCATGGCCGCATTTCTCGCGGCCTATCCGGAGATCGACGCCCGCCTCGTGCTGACCGATCGCAACGTCAATTTTCTCGAAGACCATGTGGACGTTGCCGTGCGTATCGGCCAATTGCCGGACAGCAGCCTCGTGGCGATACGTCTGGGCGAAACGCGCCCGGTGGTGTGCGCGAGCCCCGCCTATCTGGCCGAGCGCGGCACGCCGCATCACCCGGCTGAGCTTGCGAATCACGCATGCATTGGTTTCGAGGGACTCAATGCTTCGCGCGCGTGGACGTTTGCCGACGGAAAATCGGAACAGAACGTGCCGATCCACGCGCGGCTCGTGACGAACACGGCGGAATCGGCGATCGATGCCGCGACGCTCGGGACCGGTTTGACGCGGGTGCTGTCTTATCAGGTTGCGAGTGCCGTAGCGGAAGGACGGTTACGGCTCGTTCTGGAAACCTTCGAGCTGGCGCCCATGCCGATCCATCTCGTCCATGCCGGCCAAACGCCCCTGCCGCTCAAACTGCGCGTGTTTCTCGACTTTATGTCGCCGCGCCTCAAGGCGCGCATGTCCGCCGTTTGA